From the Oncorhynchus nerka isolate Pitt River linkage group LG20, Oner_Uvic_2.0, whole genome shotgun sequence genome, one window contains:
- the LOC115101995 gene encoding tumor protein p53-inducible nuclear protein 2 isoform X3 — MFQALSSLFFGEVEEVAADIKGPNPCVTDADEEGWMLVNLPEGATAETSPMEDLLIEHPSMSVYVSPSNLSMISNGNLSIVGEESITSLTGSMSRVAEPAATSAVHNTMPTRVTRGAAAQAGTLAKVTQVARVQRGKARTERRHLGRNRIQRQNRTREQVPRHAAHARNTYLHQPCQRNICH, encoded by the exons ATGTTCCAAGCTCTGAGCAGCCTGTTCTtcggagaggtggaggaggtggccgCAGATATCAAGGGGCCCAACCCCTGTGTGACCGACGCTGATGAGGAAGGATGGATGCTGGTCAACCTGCCCG AGGGAGCCACGGCCGAGACCAGCCCCATGGAGGATCTGCTTATAGAACACCCCAGCATGTCCGTCTACGTCTCCCCTAGCAACCTGTCCATGATCTCCAACGGCAACCTGTCCATCGTCGGGGAGGAGAGCATCACCAGCCTGACAGGCAGCATGAG cAGGGTGGCAGAACCAGCCGCTACCTCTGCCGTCCATAATACCATGCCCACCAGGGTAACCCGAGGAGCCGCTGCCCAGGCTGGTACCCTGGCCAAGGTGACCCAGGTGGCCAGGGTTCAGAGGGGCAAGGCCCGCACTGAGAGGCGCCACCTTGGACGCAACCGCATCCAGCGCCAGAACCGCACTAGGGAGCAGGTTCCCCGCCACGCAGCCCACGCTAGAAACACCTACCTGCACCAGCCCTGCCAGCGTAACATCTGCCACTGA
- the LOC115101995 gene encoding tumor protein p53-inducible nuclear protein 2 isoform X1, producing the protein MFQALSSLFFGEVEEVAADIKGPNPCVTDADEEGWMLVNLPGEADCAMLVEGGIEAPSIAQAQAQNNQSNHPDTPTRTECPVPSPTPPPQYQNRRRTHKACSRAATVAPSDPLSTLPSASPLATGIVTPISLKRRARLSTPSVSPGSSGSERGCMDESWFVTPPPCFTAEGATAETSPMEDLLIEHPSMSVYVSPSNLSMISNGNLSIVGEESITSLTGSMSRVAEPAATSAVHNTMPTRVTRGAAAQAGTLAKVTQVARVQRGKARTERRHLGRNRIQRQNRTREQVPRHAAHARNTYLHQPCQRNICH; encoded by the exons ATGTTCCAAGCTCTGAGCAGCCTGTTCTtcggagaggtggaggaggtggccgCAGATATCAAGGGGCCCAACCCCTGTGTGACCGACGCTGATGAGGAAGGATGGATGCTGGTCAACCTGCCCG GGGAAGCTGATTGTGCGATGCtagtagagggagggatagaggcgCCATCGATAGCACAGGCGCAAGCACAAAACAACCAATCAAATCACCCAGACACACCCACCAGAACTGAGTGCCCCGTCccatctccaacccctcccccccAATATCAGAATCGCCGCAGAACACACAAAGCTTGTTCACGAGCGGCAACAGTGGCGCCATCAgaccccctctccactctcccttcTGCTAGCCCGTTAGCCACGGGCATCGTTACGCCCATATCCCTAAAAAGGCGGGCCAGGCTCTCCACCCCATCTGTGTCCCCTGGCAGTAGTGGGTCGGAGAGAGGCTGCATGGACGAGAGCTGGTTCGTTACCCCTCCCCCCTGTTTCACTGCAGAGGGAGCCACGGCCGAGACCAGCCCCATGGAGGATCTGCTTATAGAACACCCCAGCATGTCCGTCTACGTCTCCCCTAGCAACCTGTCCATGATCTCCAACGGCAACCTGTCCATCGTCGGGGAGGAGAGCATCACCAGCCTGACAGGCAGCATGAG cAGGGTGGCAGAACCAGCCGCTACCTCTGCCGTCCATAATACCATGCCCACCAGGGTAACCCGAGGAGCCGCTGCCCAGGCTGGTACCCTGGCCAAGGTGACCCAGGTGGCCAGGGTTCAGAGGGGCAAGGCCCGCACTGAGAGGCGCCACCTTGGACGCAACCGCATCCAGCGCCAGAACCGCACTAGGGAGCAGGTTCCCCGCCACGCAGCCCACGCTAGAAACACCTACCTGCACCAGCCCTGCCAGCGTAACATCTGCCACTGA
- the LOC115101995 gene encoding tumor protein p53-inducible nuclear protein 2 isoform X2, producing the protein MFQALSSLFFGEVEEVAADIKGPNPCVTDADEEGWMLVNLPGEADCAMLVEGGIEAPSIAQAQAQNNQSNHPDTPTRTECPVPSPTPPPQYQNRRRTHKACSRAATVAPSDPLSTLPSASPLATGIVTPISLKRRARLSTPSVSPGSSGSERGCMDESWFVTPPPCFTAEGATAETSPMEDLLIEHPSMSVYVSPSNLSMISNGNLSIVGEESITSLTGSMRVAEPAATSAVHNTMPTRVTRGAAAQAGTLAKVTQVARVQRGKARTERRHLGRNRIQRQNRTREQVPRHAAHARNTYLHQPCQRNICH; encoded by the exons ATGTTCCAAGCTCTGAGCAGCCTGTTCTtcggagaggtggaggaggtggccgCAGATATCAAGGGGCCCAACCCCTGTGTGACCGACGCTGATGAGGAAGGATGGATGCTGGTCAACCTGCCCG GGGAAGCTGATTGTGCGATGCtagtagagggagggatagaggcgCCATCGATAGCACAGGCGCAAGCACAAAACAACCAATCAAATCACCCAGACACACCCACCAGAACTGAGTGCCCCGTCccatctccaacccctcccccccAATATCAGAATCGCCGCAGAACACACAAAGCTTGTTCACGAGCGGCAACAGTGGCGCCATCAgaccccctctccactctcccttcTGCTAGCCCGTTAGCCACGGGCATCGTTACGCCCATATCCCTAAAAAGGCGGGCCAGGCTCTCCACCCCATCTGTGTCCCCTGGCAGTAGTGGGTCGGAGAGAGGCTGCATGGACGAGAGCTGGTTCGTTACCCCTCCCCCCTGTTTCACTGCAGAGGGAGCCACGGCCGAGACCAGCCCCATGGAGGATCTGCTTATAGAACACCCCAGCATGTCCGTCTACGTCTCCCCTAGCAACCTGTCCATGATCTCCAACGGCAACCTGTCCATCGTCGGGGAGGAGAGCATCACCAGCCTGACAGGCAGCATGAG GGTGGCAGAACCAGCCGCTACCTCTGCCGTCCATAATACCATGCCCACCAGGGTAACCCGAGGAGCCGCTGCCCAGGCTGGTACCCTGGCCAAGGTGACCCAGGTGGCCAGGGTTCAGAGGGGCAAGGCCCGCACTGAGAGGCGCCACCTTGGACGCAACCGCATCCAGCGCCAGAACCGCACTAGGGAGCAGGTTCCCCGCCACGCAGCCCACGCTAGAAACACCTACCTGCACCAGCCCTGCCAGCGTAACATCTGCCACTGA